The Euphorbia lathyris chromosome 2, ddEupLath1.1, whole genome shotgun sequence genome includes a window with the following:
- the LOC136219679 gene encoding acireductone dioxygenase 2 — translation MVAPHKDLREEVIQAWYMNDSDEDQRLPHHKDPKEFVSLDQLAELGVISWRLDADNYETDEELKKIREERGYSYMDFCEVCPEKLPNYEEKIKNFFEEHLHTDEEIRYCVAGSGYFDVRDHDERWIRVWVKKGGMIVLPAGIYHRFTLDTDNYIKAMRLFVGDPIWTPFNRPHDHLPARKEYVKAFVQKEVGNRAVNASA, via the exons ATGGTTGCGCCACACAAG GATCTAAGAGAAGAAGTTATTCAAGCATGGTACATGAATGATAGTGATGAAGACCAGAGACTGCCCCATCACAAGGATCCTAAGGAATTTGTGTCCCTAGACCAACTTGCTG AGCTTGGGGTAATCAGTTGGAGACTAGATGCTGACAATTATGAAACAGATGAAGAGTTGAAGAAGATCCGAGAAGAACGTGGATATTCCTACATG GACTTCTGTGAAGTTTGCCCTGAGAAGCTTCCAAATTATGAAGAGAAGATTAAGAACTTTTTCGAAGAACATCTTCACACTGATGAGGAGATCCGTTACTGTGTGGCTGGAAGTG GTTATTTTGATGTCAGGGATCATGATGAGCGCTGGATTCGTGTCTGGGTGAAGAAAGGGGGAATGATTGTTTTGCCAGCTGGAATTTATCATCGCTTCACTCTAGATACAGACAACTACATCAAG GCAATGCGACTTTTTGTTGGTGATCCAATTTGGACTCCTTTCAACCGTCCACACGATCATCTACCAGCAAG GAAAGAATATGTCAAAGCTTTCGTGCAAAAAGAAGTCGGCAATCGTGCTGTTAATGCCTCCGCATGA